The sequence below is a genomic window from Pongo abelii isolate AG06213 chromosome 15, NHGRI_mPonAbe1-v2.0_pri, whole genome shotgun sequence.
CCACGGCCTGCAGCCCCAGGAAGCAGGCAGCTGGGCCAGGGAGGGACTTTGCACGTGCAGGGACTAGCGGGGCTGGGCAAGTGGTGACTGCTGCTAGCTGCTGGGCTGGGCCTCCGAGAGGGGCTTGGCTCAGAGGTCCCCACCCTCATGCAAGCCCAAGGGCTACAGAGGAGTGGTGGGGTGGGAACGGCACCAGGCTCTGCTTATGCAAGAGAAGGCTCTGTGTCCACACCCCTGGCCTCCCCCGTGCCAGATGCAGGCCTTTGGTGCTCCAGGGAGCAGAGACCAAAGACGCACCGGTCCCCCATGACCCCTCGGCCCCAGGGAGGCTCACAACCAGCAACACCCTCTTCTCTAGGCAGACTTGGGGTGGGGGCTCCCCAGAGAGCTGTTTCCAGAACAGAACTTAGTAACACTATCAGGTTTTGGCGGCCCAGCCCTGACCTTTTATCTTCTCTTGCAGTGACCCCGACCTGGCCCCGCTCCAGGATGGGACTGCCGAGTGTGGCCCGGAGCTGGCCCGGGACAGCCAGGGCGGCAGGAAGGGCCCCTGGCCGGGAGCTGCAGCGCTCACTCATTTCTCCTGCGTCTGTGTGCGTGGGGCATGATACTAATGACCACACGGCTGGCGTGAccttggggctggggctgggcctaAGCTGGTGCCCTGGTGTGGCGTGGCCTCTCCCAGGAGACCTGGGGCATGAGCCGGGCCCACGGCTCCCTTCCCATGTGTAACTTCCTCACGTTGTGTGCgataatgtattttattgtacatttttttaaattaaaagtttatatgCCTTATGCTTTACTTGAAAGTTTTTATAAGACCTCTTAAAAGTGGGGGAAGgctggccaggcgcggcggctcacgcctgcaatcgcagcactttgggaagccgaggcgggtggatcaccaggtcaggagataaagaccatcctggctaacacggtgaaaccccgtctctattaaagatacaaagaattagccaggcgtggtggcaggtgcctgtagtcccagctattcgggaggctgaggcaggagaatagcgtgaacccgggaggcggagcttgcagtgagctgagattgtgccactatactccagcctggtgacagagcgagactccgtcttaaaaaaaaaaaaaaaaaaaaaaaaaaagagaaagtgggggAAGGCCCACCCAGGAGCTGCTCTGCCAGGCCACAGCCATGTCTAGGGTGGGCGGGACATGGCAGCCGTTCCCCCTGCACAGGGCGGAATTTCCTTATTTGCCTTTGGTCAGGGGTTTACTCCCAAACTTCCcatcttttcttctgcatcttTTCTACTTCATCACTTCTCCCTCCCAGGATGATCTCTATAAACTAAGCACTGAGAGCTCACAGCACTGCTGCCCCAGCTGCAGGGATGGGTCCCAGCCTCTCTTGCCTGCTTCTTGGCGCAGGACAGACTCCACTGGCCCCCGGTGAGTGGCCCCTGCTCTCTGCAAGGCCCTGCCATGGGTCCCTCCTCCAAGCCCAGCCAGTGTCTGCAGGGAAGCCAGCAGCCAGGCAGTGGTCAAGGATCTGAGGTCGCCTGTCTGAGCTGGGTGCCCAGCAGGCCTTGGCCAGGTGGAGCCCCTGTGCCCCTAGTGAGGGCCATCTTCCCCTCAGAGGCAAGGGTGAAACCAACACGGCTATCTCACCAGGGCAGCAGCCTGGAGAGCAGGTCCCATCCTTCTCAGGGCGGTGGTCTCCTGGGGCAGCTGGTCAGGGGCCCCCAGCCCAGAGGAGGCCCTTGCCACCCGCCTGGGGCTTCTCTTCCCCACTCCGTCTTCATGGGCAGGGTTGACAGATGGTGTACAGGCGCCCAGTTACATCTGAGTTTCAGATCCTGAAGAAAGTTGATCTGAATATGGGTATCCTCATTCTAGAACACGCTTCGAAGCTGCCTGAGATTCAGATATAACTGGGTGTCGCAGCCTGCCGCCCTGCCTGCCTGGCCCACAGCCACTCCTGGCCAGGATTCTGTTTGGCCAAACTGCCGTCAGGCTCCTGAGCCTCCTCCTAGGCCCATCTGTGCACATCCTCGTGAAATCCAGTTTTGGCAATCCCTGCTGAGATTGCAGCAGGACCCCCGCTCTCCGTATCCAGTCGCCCTCAGTAGCTGACTGGTCCATCCTCCACAGTCCCCAGGGGTGGTCTGATCCCCAAGGCCCACCTTCAACAAGGGTCCTGGCAGGATGCTTCAGCCAGAACCCCCTCCCCTGCCAGTTCCTCTCAGTCACTCTCCATCCTCTGACCCCACCTGCTCCTTGGGCGTAAACCCCCATTACCCATGCTGTGTTCAGAGCTGAGCCCCATCTCTCACTACCCTGCTGGGAGACCCCATTGCCGTGGTGGCTACACCTGCCCCAGGGGTCCTGAATAGCTTGCCTTGGGGGTGTCATGGGGCTTCTCCCACACTCACCACATCGGCCACGTGCTCGATGAAGATCTGGCTGCCAAATCGGAGCTTCTGAAGCAGCTCTCCTGGAACGTCAGTGCGCAGCCGCGGCTGCTGGGCCATGAGCTGCTGCAGGCGCTTGTGCGGGAAGGCGTCTTCCGTGCAGATGTAGACGGCTCCTGGGAAGCGAGAGTGCCTGATGTGCCCAGGGGACTCCAGATGGGCCTGTGACTGCCACACAAATCAAGTGCACATGTCTCCCGCCATTTCTAACTCTCTGCCCCTCGCCTGGGGAGGGAGGATGCTGGTGCTGGTTCTCACCCTCCCACTGGCAGCCACCTTCGGGGCCAGGTGACCCCTCAGGAGGAATACGGGCTGGGTCTCCACTTCTAACACCCAGGCAAGGACTTCCCCTGTCCTGGGCCCTGGGCTGGAATGGCCACAGATGGGAGGCCTCTCCTGCTCCACCGTGCCCCTCCTTTCCCCCGTGCCCCTCTGTTCCCCACTGCAGGGCAGGGAGCAAGTGGCAGCATCAGGGCAACGCCTTCTGGAAATGGCCCGAGCCCTGACACATGGCCACCCTCAAGGCCCCCACTGAGCAAGTGTTTCCTCTCTTCAAAGCTCCTGCAATCTGGGCTCCACGGTGCAATTCGAAAAGCCAGCTTGAAAAGACACGTgttggtgaggaggtggagaaggcGGACCCGACCCCTGTGCGCTGCCgctaggaatgtaaaatggtgcagcttgGAAAACAATCGGTacttccttaaaaagttaaacaaatcaCATGACCTAGCAGCCCCACTCCTAGGTAGATACCCAAGAGAAAACACGTCCGCCTGGAGACACACACCAATGTCCACCGTAGCACGTTTCATGACAGCCCGGGGAGAGACGGCCCAAAGGCCATCAACTGAGGAGTGGACGACTGGAGTGTGGCCCATCCTTACAGTGGGATGATTGAGTTTTAAAAGGGAAGGCAGTTTTGACACCTGCTCCAGCATGGATGTCACCAAGGAGTGGACGAAAGGAATGCCGCCCATCCTTACAGTGGATGATTCAGTCTTAAAAGGGAAGGCAGTTTTGACACCTGctccagcatggatgaacctcgaaAACACAATGCCAATGAAGGAAGCCCATCACGAGACCACGTGCTGTCTGGTTCCACTCGCATGGAGCTCCCAGGACAGGAAGAGCGACAGGTAGAGAAAGGGGAGGCaggctgctgggggtgggggctgacTGCTCATGGgtagggtttccttttggggtgagggAACTGTTCTGGAATTGGATAGTGGTGACGGGCACAGAACTTTGTGCTTCTATTAAAAgccactgaatttatttatttttttatttttgagagacagcgactcactctgtcacccaggctggagtgcagtggcgcgatctcggctcactgcaacctccgcctcccaggttcaagcgattctcctgcctcagccttctgagtagctgagattacaaggcgtgcactaccacacccagctaatttttgtatttttagtagagactgggtttcaccatgttggtcaggctgctctcgaactcctgacttcatgatccgcctgcctcagcctcggcctcccaaagtgctgggattacaggcgtgaggcactgcacctatcaggctgaactgtacacttttaGAGGGAATTTTATGGCAAGTAAATTacgtctcaatttaaaaaacaggaaTGCTTAGGgggactgatttgagtaataataaactcCAGTTtcctgcaaaaacaaaaacaaaaaaaaggccggCGAGCTCTCTAAGCATTGACTATGCCAGGAAGGCTGCCCAGCCAGGACCCCGTGGCCCACGGGGGGTCGTCCTGTTCCTGCAGTGGTGCATGCAGTTGTGGGAGAGCCAGTGCCCCCACGCTGTGTCATGCAGCCTGTTTGTGAGTGTCCGCGTAAACCTTTAATTCTGACCTGATTTTGTTTTGACAGAATTTCAAACGGAAAGAAGAGTTGCAAAAATGGGTCAGGAAACCCCCCGCCCCATTCTGTGTCAGAACTAAGCTTCTGAGAAGCATCTGgcccacttgaggccagggatgTACAAATACTGCCTTGGGAGGCCACATCCCTTTTGTGGCTGGTTCCCTTCCCCACCAGTGTCCCCAGCCGTGACCATGCCCCTAGTCAGGAAGCCACAGGAAGGTCGGGGCCCTGGGCTTCCTCCGTCCTGTTGGCTGGAGAGAGGCTGGGCTGGAAGGCTCGGAAGCAGGTGGAACCGGTCAAGCAGTGTGTTTTGTTGGGGTGACGTATGTAGGGGCTGCACAGTCATGGGGACATCGTGAAGCTGGCAGGAGGGTGGCTGTGGGCAGCCCAGCGGTGGGCGGGGCCCCAGCAGGCCTGGGAGAGCTTCACGGGGCTTAAGCACGGGAGTCGGAATCACTCCAGAGCCCGCCTGCcactttcttttcaaaattcGGGCCTTTAGATTGGAtccaggaaaagaagtcatttccCCAGGAAAGCACATCTGATCGCTAACCTTGCACGTGGTCACGGTGGCCGTGgggcctcctcccagcccctggtccGCAAGGCTGGACCGTGCTCTCTTCCCGTGGCAGtcactgggctgggcacagctAGGGGATTCAGGGAGGGTGTCCTAAGGCTTCTGTGTCCCTGGGTAGCGGGGAGTATGGGCTTCACTGAAAAGGCCAACGGGGTGGAAGCTCAGGGGGAGTCATTGCACAGATCAGATTTGCACGAAGCCTGGCACGGAGGACGCTGGAGAATGAGGGCGGCTCCTGTCCCGTTCCTGAGCACGCTCACGTCCCGCCTCCACCTCACAGCAGCTCTTCCGTGGGGTAAGTGGGAGACTCCCATTTTCAAGGCCAACTCCTATCCTCCCGGCTTCTGGCTGCCTCCAGGCTCACCCCCGAGACCAGCCGCAGGGACTCAGGCACCTGACAGGAGGGCGCCCTCCCCTGGGCTGCAGGGACAAAAATGCCTGTGGCGTGAGCAGACCCCAGCTGGGCTCTCAGGAgaccccccaccctccacccaacACGGAGGCTCAGGAGACCCTCACCCTCCACCCAGCACTGAAACTCAGGAGACCCTCACCCTCCACCCGACACAGAGGCTCAGGAGACCCCTCACCCTCCACCCAGCACTGAAACTCAGGAGACCTTCACCCTCCACCCGACACAGAGGCTCAGGAGACCCCTCACCCTCCACCCAGCACTGAAGCTCAGGCAGGCACAGCACACCCTGGGTCCCGGGGACGACGCTGACCTGAGGGTGGCAGAGGTGAGGTTCCCAGCCACACCGCTGCTGGCAGGTCAGGCCCGTGAGGAGGTGGCTGGATGGGCCTGTGGGTCCAGGGCCTGGGGTCCCGCCCTGTGTGGGAAGTGAGTCTAGCAGATGCGCTTGAAGGCACCACCGATGAAAAATGCTGCAAAAATGCTGCCACTCTGTGTTCACGTGGAGTTTAAGACAACGTGGGAATCGCATGTTGACACCAGGGAATTGGTTTAAAAGTTAAGGAGCTACTAAGAAACATCTCTCCTACTCACAGCTCACAGTTTAAAACTACGTGAACTTTTAACATCTGAGAGACACGAGCAGACGCTCTGAACGCTTCAGTCCAATGCAGGGAACCCTCGTTTCACAGACAGAGCCGTACAGGCTCACCGGGCCGCGCCAGGAGCATACCTGGCCTGGCGGCGGGGCACCCAGGGAAAGGCTGTGCTGCCCTCCCTGCACTGCTGGCTCTGTGGGCTCCGGGCTTGGCAGCTGTGCGGATCGTCGGCCGGCATCGCTATGCTCAGCCAGCGACCCCTGGGGGCCTAGCTCTGCTGAGGGCAGGCTGCCTGGTGGTGGGGTTCATACCCTCCCACCCCTCCTGCTGTCAGCTGAGCCCAGCTTCACTTCTCCCTCCCTGTTCTGGAAGGAGCGAGGGCAATCAGGGCGAGAAGGAGGGAGACACAATGGTAGGAACAGCGCAAGTGGCAGCCACTGCCCCACCTCAACGGAAAGCTGTCCCGCACAGAGCAGGGGCCGCCCACCTGCCCAGACCCCACGGAAGGGGTGGCCACTCACCAGCCTCCAGGCCTCCGTGCTGCCGCGGGAACTGCACAGCCAGGCAGAGCTGCAGCGCCAGCTGGGTCTTCCCTGCCGAGCTGCGTCCGGCCAGCTCAGTGATGCCATCCAGGGGCAGGCCACCGCGGAGGAGCGCGTCCAGTACCGGGCAGCCGAGGCTCAGGCGCTGGTGCTGCGCGGGGAACCGCTCCTTCTGCTGGTGCAGCTGCAGTGCTAAAGGGCAGGGATGGTGTCAGGCCTGACTCTCCTGGGCCTGCGGACAGGGCTGGGTACTGCGGGAGGCACGGCCAGCCTGCCTGTGCCAGgtgcagtgtggctggagcacaggTGCCTGCGGTCACAAGGGGTGAACAAGGTGCTGAGGGCAGGGAGGGGTGGCCTGGCTGGGAAGGGCGGGTGCACCTGAGATGCAGAGTCAGGGGGAGCCCCAGGGCCACCATCACATGCCCCCAGGGATCCCCCTATGGGGCAACTGCAGCACCAGACGCCTTCAGCCAAAGCTTCCAGAGAGCCCCGAGGCGCTCCCTAACAGCCTCCATGTGAAGAAAAAGGCACAGCTCTGTCCAGCTGGGATGCCCTGGGGTGCTGAACAGTTCTCAAGCGGCTTTAACAGGCTCCCGCAtgcgcacacacgtgcacacctcATGCCGTCAGTTCTCTGTGACAGATACCATTCTAGAGCAATGCTGGTCACAGCCTCTTGGCTAGAGGGCCTTGGATGAGCCATTTGACACAGCCTCCTCCACGACACTGAAGCCCCTCAGGGCGAGGCTCAAGGTGGGACACACGGTGCAGGCTGCGCTCttggcctggggcctggggcctggggcctggggcctgggccaGGAGAAGCAGCCCCTCCCTTGGAGTCTGCACACTGCCTTGGGCATCCGTCCAGGTGGAGCAGGCCACCCTGACTGTGAGGTCTGCCCAGAGCCCTGCCCACAGCACCGTGTGTGCGGCCGTGGCACCTGCCCACCGTGGCAGCCCCAAGTTCAGCGTGTTCCTCGGGGCCCGGGCCACCTGCAGCGGAGGGAGGACCCTGCTCCTGCCAGGACCCCACTGCCCAGTAGGGCCTGCTCAGATGAAGGGATGGAAACCTTGTCCGTCCAGGCGCATGGGGTTCCCTGGGTACCTCCCTCCCCTGCCGAGACCTGGTTTCCCACACGTGGTGGTGGGACTGCAGCCAGGGCCCCATCTCACACCGTTCCCGCCCTGCCAGAGCCTGAAGGGCTCT
It includes:
- the XRCC3 gene encoding DNA repair protein XRCC3 isoform X3 gives rise to the protein MDLDLLDLNPRIIAAIKKAKLKSVKEVLHFSGPDLKRLTNLSSPEVWHLLRTASLHLRGSSILTALQLHQQKERFPAQHQRLSLGCPVLDALLRGGLPLDGITELAGRSSAGKTQLALQLCLAVQFPRQHGGLEAGRDPRPWTHRPIQPPPHGPDLPAAVWLGTSPLPPSGAVYICTEDAFPHKRLQQLMAQQPRLRTDVPGELLQKLRFGSQIFIEHVADVVTEAVEEQGAAHGPLGFWDERVSPALGITWANQLLVRLLADRLREEEAALGCPARTLRVLSAPHLAPSSCSYTISAEGVRGTPGTQSH